The following are from one region of the Stigmatella ashevillena genome:
- the tnpB gene encoding IS66 family insertion sequence element accessory protein TnpB (TnpB, as the term is used for proteins encoded by IS66 family insertion elements, is considered an accessory protein, since TnpC, encoded by a neighboring gene, is a DDE family transposase.), translating to MLTLPSAVRIVLATEPVDMRKSIDGLMGLVRSSFGEDVYSGHLFVFVSRRGDRVKILTFSRGGFILYYKRLEQGRFRLPQVQAEANSVRLDATQLAMLLDGIDVEEVKRPAAWEPPKHAAAS from the coding sequence GTGCTGACGCTGCCCTCTGCGGTGAGGATTGTGCTGGCAACAGAGCCAGTGGACATGCGCAAGTCCATCGACGGGCTGATGGGGCTGGTGCGTTCCAGCTTTGGAGAGGACGTCTACTCCGGACACCTGTTCGTCTTCGTCAGTCGGAGGGGGGACCGGGTGAAGATTCTCACCTTCAGCCGCGGCGGCTTCATCCTGTACTACAAGCGCTTGGAGCAAGGCCGGTTCCGGCTGCCGCAGGTGCAGGCGGAGGCAAACTCCGTGAGGCTGGACGCCACGCAGTTGGCGATGTTGCTGGACGGCATCGACGTAGAGGAGGTGAAGCGGCCCGCTGCTTGGGAGCCGCCCAAGCACGCAGCCGCCTCGTGA
- the tnpA gene encoding IS66 family insertion sequence element accessory protein TnpA: protein MTKPADKPQWVRIAEQFEHSGLTQKQFAQQQGVPLSTVQSWIYRRRRQVAAPSAPAVRLLPVEVAEPTVSSAGKMEVLTCRGARVSFASGTDVAYVARLVAALESASC, encoded by the coding sequence ATGACCAAGCCAGCCGACAAGCCGCAGTGGGTCCGCATCGCCGAGCAGTTCGAGCACAGCGGGCTGACGCAGAAGCAGTTCGCCCAGCAGCAAGGGGTGCCGCTGAGTACCGTGCAGTCGTGGATCTACCGGAGGAGGCGCCAGGTGGCCGCGCCCAGCGCCCCAGCCGTGCGATTGCTGCCGGTGGAGGTGGCCGAGCCGACGGTGAGTAGCGCGGGGAAGATGGAAGTGCTCACGTGCAGAGGCGCGCGGGTGAGCTTCGCGTCGGGTACGGACGTTGCCTACGTGGCGCGATTGGTGGCGGCGCTGGAGAGTGCCTCGTGCTGA
- a CDS encoding IS630 family transposase translates to MAPSLSHTTVALILRDAELQPHRSRYWKTPIPDEAFRTQAAQILWCYERVEALAAQVEVVVCVDEKPNIQVLERRRPTRSMKRGLIEQQEFEYIRHGTVNLLVKWVVHSGRMQGWCLEHNDSACLRAVLPQLLAEHRHARRIHLIWDNGSSHIAQATEHFLRRHYPRVRVLFTPAHCSWLDQAELLLRAFGARYLLRGSWPSRSALIAHLEASWPEYNRLYAHPFTWSWTRTKMHQWVDRHSS, encoded by the coding sequence ATCGCACCAAGCCTCTCCCACACCACCGTGGCACTCATCCTGCGGGACGCTGAGCTGCAACCTCACCGCTCACGCTATTGGAAGACGCCGATTCCTGATGAAGCCTTCCGCACCCAGGCGGCTCAGATCCTCTGGTGCTACGAGCGCGTCGAGGCGCTGGCAGCGCAGGTAGAGGTCGTGGTGTGCGTGGACGAGAAACCCAACATCCAGGTACTGGAGCGTCGCCGCCCCACACGCTCGATGAAGCGGGGTCTCATCGAGCAGCAAGAGTTCGAGTACATCCGGCACGGCACGGTGAACCTCCTGGTCAAATGGGTGGTGCACTCCGGAAGAATGCAGGGCTGGTGTCTGGAGCACAACGACTCCGCCTGCCTACGGGCTGTATTGCCCCAACTGCTGGCAGAGCACCGCCATGCCCGCCGCATCCACCTCATCTGGGACAATGGCTCCAGCCACATCGCCCAAGCGACAGAGCATTTCTTACGAAGGCACTACCCTCGTGTCCGTGTCCTCTTCACTCCAGCCCACTGCTCCTGGCTTGATCAGGCAGAGCTGTTGCTGCGTGCCTTCGGGGCGCGCTACCTCCTGCGTGGAAGCTGGCCCAGCCGCTCCGCGCTCATCGCCCACCTGGAGGCCAGCTGGCCCGAGTACAACCGCCTCTACGCCCACCCTTTCACCTGGTCCTGGACTCGGACCAAGATGCACCAGTGGGTGGATCGTCATTCCTCCTGA
- a CDS encoding IS4 family transposase codes for MTSSAITQQQVHTFLSSLFEEDLHAKRVLSLSLATLGVIHAASLSVYAIGQALAMARGTQGKHGIKQVDRLLSNTGIPVWDLFSLWVPYVLGQRSEALVALDWTDFEADDQTTLVASLVTQHGRPTPLVWLSVHKSTLKGLRNEVEDAVVLRLREVIPAEVKVTFVADRGFADQKLYALLGQVGFEYVVRFRQCITVTSDKGERRTAADWVPKAGHLRKLPQALVTADCTQVGAVVCVKKKGMKEPWCLATSLHLASAAEVVALYSRRFTIEESFRDIKDLKFGMGLSEVRIAEPERRDRLLLLSALACALLTLLGAAGESLGMERQLKANTDKRRTYSLFRQGCMYYQAIPNMPEHRLRPLIERFIQLLSQQPLFSHAFGVI; via the coding sequence GTGACATCCTCCGCCATCACCCAGCAACAGGTGCATACCTTTCTCTCCAGCCTCTTCGAAGAGGATCTGCACGCCAAGCGAGTGCTGTCGCTGTCGCTGGCCACCTTGGGCGTCATCCACGCCGCGAGCCTGTCGGTGTACGCCATCGGCCAAGCGCTGGCGATGGCTCGAGGCACTCAGGGCAAGCACGGGATAAAACAAGTGGACCGACTGCTATCCAACACGGGGATACCTGTATGGGACCTGTTCTCGCTCTGGGTGCCGTACGTGCTGGGGCAGCGCAGCGAAGCCTTGGTGGCGCTGGACTGGACGGACTTCGAGGCCGATGATCAGACGACGCTGGTGGCCTCGCTGGTTACTCAGCATGGACGGCCCACGCCCTTGGTGTGGCTGAGCGTGCACAAATCCACCCTCAAGGGCCTGCGCAACGAGGTGGAAGACGCAGTGGTGCTGAGGCTGCGCGAAGTCATCCCCGCCGAGGTGAAGGTGACGTTCGTGGCGGACCGGGGCTTTGCCGACCAGAAGCTCTACGCCCTGCTGGGACAGGTGGGCTTCGAGTACGTGGTGCGTTTCCGCCAGTGCATTACCGTCACCAGTGACAAGGGCGAGCGGCGCACCGCGGCAGACTGGGTGCCCAAGGCAGGCCACCTGCGCAAACTGCCACAGGCCCTTGTCACCGCAGACTGCACACAGGTGGGCGCGGTGGTGTGCGTGAAGAAGAAAGGCATGAAGGAGCCGTGGTGTCTGGCCACCAGTCTACACCTGGCTTCAGCGGCCGAAGTGGTGGCGCTCTACAGCCGCAGATTCACCATCGAGGAGAGCTTCCGGGACATCAAGGACCTGAAGTTCGGCATGGGGCTGTCTGAAGTGCGCATCGCTGAACCGGAGAGGCGCGACCGACTGCTGCTGCTCAGTGCCTTGGCGTGTGCACTGCTGACGCTGCTGGGCGCCGCAGGTGAGAGTCTGGGCATGGAGCGCCAGCTCAAGGCCAACACCGACAAGCGCCGCACCTACTCGCTGTTCCGCCAGGGCTGCATGTACTACCAAGCCATTCCCAACATGCCTGAGCACCGCTTGCGCCCTCTCATCGAGCGATTCATTCAACTTCTCAGCCAGCAGCCCCTTTTCAGCCACGCCTTCGGGGTCATTTGA
- a CDS encoding serine/threonine-protein kinase yields MITSAGLTPGTEIGAWRVVSLRGQGSYGAVYRVERVGDEGAGPFALKLALHPLDPRFEREGELLMRLRTPHVPRLHDRGWWMERGTPFPYVVMEWVEGEPLYEWGAKHGLTSRQEMRLLAQVARALEATHEAQGVHRDVKGENVLVRANGEAVLMDFGSSNYQQARTLTQQPPPPGTPQYQSPECQRFQWETRRQLRARYEAQPADDVYALGVTAYRLCTGRYPPELELKQTEEGFEFVSPLWIPPERLARVCPELAELIRQMLQDEPLSRGSAAEVAKALERAAKKAGRQADEPMAQSPIQAAPLGRRWQGIGAWRPALAVTLGMSLVVSVWWLGQHAASGESGEVAGTMRYIGDQDGGPASLADSAMDASVGNGPTEVEQGGVALDVPKKPFPGQHRPPCGKHELEINGGCWARLAEITPPCGAHTYEWKGACYLPMLEPPRPSTSNPP; encoded by the coding sequence ATGATAACCTCAGCCGGATTGACCCCAGGAACGGAAATTGGCGCATGGCGCGTGGTGAGCCTGCGAGGCCAGGGGTCCTACGGAGCGGTCTACCGGGTCGAGCGGGTGGGTGATGAGGGAGCGGGCCCCTTTGCCCTGAAGCTGGCGCTGCACCCATTGGATCCGCGATTCGAGCGAGAGGGGGAACTGCTGATGAGGCTGAGAACCCCCCACGTGCCGAGGCTTCATGACCGAGGCTGGTGGATGGAGAGAGGGACGCCGTTCCCGTACGTGGTGATGGAGTGGGTGGAAGGGGAGCCTCTGTACGAGTGGGGAGCGAAGCATGGGCTCACTTCGAGGCAGGAGATGAGGCTGTTGGCCCAGGTGGCGCGAGCGCTGGAAGCGACGCATGAGGCCCAGGGGGTGCACCGGGACGTGAAGGGAGAGAACGTGCTGGTGAGGGCCAACGGGGAGGCGGTGCTGATGGACTTCGGCTCGTCGAACTACCAGCAGGCGAGGACGCTCACGCAGCAGCCCCCGCCGCCAGGGACGCCGCAGTACCAGAGCCCGGAGTGCCAGCGATTCCAGTGGGAGACGAGGCGACAACTGCGGGCGCGCTACGAGGCCCAGCCCGCGGATGACGTGTATGCGCTGGGTGTCACGGCGTATCGGCTGTGCACAGGCCGGTACCCACCCGAGCTGGAGTTGAAACAGACGGAAGAGGGCTTCGAGTTCGTCAGTCCTCTGTGGATTCCGCCGGAGAGGCTGGCAAGGGTGTGCCCGGAATTGGCGGAGTTGATCCGGCAGATGTTGCAGGATGAGCCGTTGAGCAGAGGCAGTGCGGCAGAGGTGGCGAAGGCGCTGGAGCGAGCGGCGAAGAAGGCGGGCCGCCAAGCGGATGAGCCCATGGCGCAGAGTCCAATTCAGGCTGCCCCTCTGGGAAGGCGCTGGCAAGGGATAGGCGCATGGCGGCCAGCACTCGCGGTGACCCTCGGCATGTCTCTGGTGGTGAGCGTGTGGTGGTTGGGGCAACACGCCGCATCAGGCGAGTCTGGGGAGGTGGCAGGGACGATGCGATACATTGGAGACCAGGATGGAGGCCCTGCGAGCCTCGCAGATTCCGCAATGGATGCCTCCGTGGGGAATGGGCCAACAGAGGTAGAGCAAGGGGGAGTCGCTCTGGATGTGCCCAAGAAGCCTTTTCCGGGTCAGCATCGTCCTCCCTGCGGGAAACACGAGCTTGAGATCAACGGTGGGTGTTGGGCCAGGTTGGCGGAGATCACTCCACCGTGTGGTGCTCACACGTATGAATGGAAGG
- the tnpC gene encoding IS66 family transposase: MPLDHFCPWREEAEELRERLTTLEAKMASLERHVFGKKAERLPTVRQQLQAERTDAEAAAQAQAALQKRRERATLKMEQALTREVRHAVPEEQRQCPTCGSQELKPLGKGRISMLYEYIPPRFERQVHVQETLACACGKGVVTAPVPPKVVDRGEYGPRFIAHVVASKCADSLPLHRLAQRVERGGVPMSRSTLTDLFHRAAEGVAPLAARLLLRISQSAVVWADETPLRVLEVKKTHLGYLWTFLTQNEQGQWLIGYRFSMSRSGKTPQQVLNGTLGALVVDAYTGYNPVTLPGGRVRVGCWSHARRKFFDALSTAPEAQQALDFILSLYRVEHEAVQTGVVRMLTHRALRQHKSRPVLQSLHAWLTAQLPLHPPKSPMGQALSYTLHQWQPLCRFVDDERLPLDNNRSEGALRKVALGRKNFLFVGHPSAGENLAGLYALVATCEANGINPELYLADVLLRVQTHPNSRIDELLPHLWQPLSAAAAA, translated from the coding sequence CTGCCGTTAGACCATTTCTGCCCGTGGAGAGAAGAGGCCGAAGAGCTGAGAGAGCGGCTCACCACGTTGGAGGCGAAGATGGCCTCCCTGGAGCGGCACGTGTTCGGCAAGAAGGCCGAGCGGCTGCCGACGGTGCGCCAGCAATTGCAAGCGGAGAGGACCGACGCGGAGGCAGCCGCCCAGGCCCAGGCTGCGCTCCAGAAAAGACGCGAGCGGGCCACGCTCAAAATGGAGCAGGCGCTCACCCGAGAGGTGCGCCACGCCGTTCCCGAGGAGCAGCGACAGTGCCCTACCTGCGGCAGCCAGGAGTTGAAGCCTCTGGGAAAGGGCCGCATCAGCATGCTGTACGAATACATTCCGCCGCGCTTCGAGCGGCAGGTGCACGTGCAGGAAACACTGGCGTGCGCCTGCGGCAAGGGTGTGGTGACTGCGCCCGTGCCGCCCAAGGTGGTGGACAGAGGCGAGTACGGCCCCCGCTTCATCGCCCACGTGGTGGCCTCCAAGTGTGCAGACTCGTTGCCCCTGCACAGGCTGGCTCAGCGCGTGGAGCGAGGCGGGGTGCCCATGAGCCGTAGCACCCTGACGGATTTGTTTCATCGTGCCGCCGAGGGGGTGGCCCCGCTGGCCGCGCGCCTGCTGCTGCGCATCAGCCAGTCGGCCGTGGTGTGGGCCGATGAGACGCCGCTGCGCGTGCTGGAGGTGAAGAAGACACACCTGGGCTACCTGTGGACATTTCTCACTCAGAATGAGCAGGGCCAGTGGCTCATCGGCTACCGATTCAGCATGAGCCGCTCGGGAAAAACACCTCAGCAGGTGTTGAACGGCACGTTGGGGGCGCTCGTGGTGGATGCGTATACCGGTTACAACCCCGTGACACTGCCGGGCGGGCGCGTCCGCGTCGGCTGCTGGTCGCACGCACGCCGCAAATTCTTCGACGCTCTGTCCACCGCGCCCGAGGCCCAGCAGGCCTTGGATTTCATTCTGTCGCTCTACCGAGTGGAGCACGAGGCGGTGCAGACAGGCGTGGTGCGCATGCTGACCCACCGGGCCCTGCGCCAGCACAAGAGCCGCCCCGTACTCCAGTCGCTCCACGCCTGGCTCACCGCGCAACTGCCGCTGCATCCACCCAAGAGCCCCATGGGTCAGGCTCTCTCCTATACTCTCCACCAGTGGCAGCCCCTCTGCCGCTTCGTGGATGACGAGCGGTTGCCTTTGGACAACAACCGCAGCGAGGGCGCACTGCGCAAGGTGGCCTTGGGCCGCAAGAACTTCCTCTTCGTCGGCCATCCATCCGCGGGCGAGAACTTGGCGGGTCTCTACGCTCTGGTGGCCACCTGTGAGGCTAACGGCATCAACCCTGAGCTGTACTTGGCCGACGTGCTGCTGCGCGTGCAGACTCACCCCAACTCGCGCATCGACGAACTGCTCCCCCATCTGTGGCAGCCGCTGTCGGCAGCCGCCGCCGCTTGA
- a CDS encoding CHAT domain-containing tetratricopeptide repeat protein: MRQTFGWMMAVFFCCTAGGWAREEKPDVRLIEAQSHFDEATKLKDAGKYSEALTQAERALSLKESVLGSTHLDVSICLNLLGDTYRLKGALAHAEPLLQRALDIREASLGKSHPDVASSLNSLAILYSTQGLYDRAEPLFQRALDIREASLGKSHPDVASSLNGLAILYKNQGSYARAEPFYQRALDIQEAFFGKNHPLVASALNNLANLYSTQGLSDKAKPLFQRALDIREVSLGKNHPDVATSLHNLANLYSAQGLYDQAEPLFQRALDIRETSLGKNHPLVASSLKNLGSLYSAQGLYGKAEPLYKRALDIYEASLGKNHPDVAQSLNVLAALYYAQGSYGQAEPLFQRALNIQEVSLGENHPLVAPTLNNLAILYFAQGLYSRAEPLYQRALDIQETSLGKTHPDVAASLNNLALLYFDQGRYGRAESLYQRALDIRETSLGKTHPLTASSLNNLAVLYKTQGLYGRAEPLYQQALSIQEASLGKTHPDVATSLLNLANIYYEQGLYDRAEPLHQRALAIKEATLGKTHPDVASSLHNLANIYFKQGLYGRAEPLYQRALAIKEASLGKTHPNVASSLHNLAALYFAQGLYGRAEFLFRRARSIWEASFDNNHPLLAESLNELGRLRLAQHRLSDALPLLSRSFSISERRLRHEALDFSESRLSSFLSLLRADEQRLYALLHAHPQDARVQRLALSASLLLKGRSSAEAAHISRTLYLNLSPADRDSFERLRGLRTQLASLSFSGPGSLPSDAYQQRLQALTEEGDSLEVELAKRSAPLRSLTALPSPDDIVSSVASSLPKDSALVEFITYNHNPLVSKPGTPPAKIVSNLRYFALVLFPDASIHSVDLGPASPIDQASSRLRDALAEKDASFQSTAQELYRRAFLPLLPLLGSTRRLFLSLDGQLNLIPFAALHDGQSFLLDSFDFSYLTSGRERLPHSQDTVPASSIFVLADPDFSSPFTSASSTSSPPVGSLERFFSLPHSDLPRSAWVPLPGTRLEAQAIQRLLPQAQLFLGSDASKQRLLSIPTPGILHLATHGFFLGNSPSSPSSRGLAFVDSLGNSPPPQHEPLLNSGLVLSGALASASTPSSEATLVTALELAGLNLWGTQLVVLSACDTGRGEVHLGQGVYGLRRSLMAAGAETVLVSLWKVNDDSTRLLMNLYYRNLLAGMGRASALRKAMLSLRSTHSHPHAWAPFIALGSDAPLRSITPIPPQAPKPKASTD, encoded by the coding sequence ATGCGTCAGACCTTCGGTTGGATGATGGCAGTATTTTTTTGCTGTACAGCAGGAGGGTGGGCCAGAGAAGAGAAGCCGGATGTGCGGCTAATAGAGGCTCAGTCGCATTTTGACGAGGCAACAAAACTCAAGGATGCGGGCAAGTATTCCGAGGCCCTCACACAGGCTGAGCGTGCACTCTCGCTGAAGGAGTCCGTACTTGGAAGCACCCATCTTGACGTCTCCATTTGCCTAAATCTCCTGGGGGACACCTATCGGCTGAAAGGGGCGCTAGCTCATGCGGAGCCCCTCCTTCAGCGGGCTCTGGACATCCGTGAGGCCTCTCTCGGGAAAAGCCATCCCGACGTCGCATCCTCTCTCAATAGCCTAGCCATTCTCTACTCTACCCAGGGGTTGTACGATCGAGCAGAGCCTCTCTTCCAGCGCGCTCTAGACATTCGCGAGGCCTCTCTCGGGAAAAGCCATCCCGACGTCGCATCCTCTCTCAATGGCCTAGCCATTCTCTACAAGAATCAGGGATCGTATGCTCGCGCCGAGCCCTTCTATCAGCGGGCTCTGGACATCCAAGAGGCCTTCTTCGGAAAAAATCATCCCCTCGTCGCATCTGCTCTCAATAACCTCGCTAATCTCTACTCTACCCAGGGGTTATCTGATAAAGCTAAGCCCCTCTTCCAGCGCGCTCTAGACATTCGCGAGGTCTCTCTCGGAAAAAATCATCCCGACGTCGCGACCTCTCTCCACAACCTCGCTAACCTCTACTCTGCCCAAGGATTGTACGATCAGGCAGAGCCCCTTTTCCAACGCGCTCTGGACATTCGCGAGACCTCTCTCGGAAAAAATCATCCCCTCGTCGCATCTTCTCTCAAGAACCTCGGCTCTCTCTACTCTGCCCAGGGGTTGTATGGCAAAGCTGAACCCCTCTACAAGAGGGCGCTGGATATCTACGAGGCCTCCCTCGGCAAAAATCATCCCGACGTCGCTCAATCCCTCAATGTCCTCGCCGCTCTCTACTATGCTCAGGGATCGTATGGCCAGGCAGAGCCCCTCTTCCAGCGGGCTCTGAACATCCAAGAAGTCTCTCTCGGAGAAAATCATCCCCTCGTCGCTCCTACTCTCAATAACCTTGCCATCCTCTACTTTGCCCAAGGGTTGTATAGCCGGGCAGAGCCCCTCTATCAGCGGGCTCTGGACATCCAAGAGACCTCCCTCGGCAAAACACATCCCGACGTCGCAGCCTCTCTCAATAATCTCGCACTCCTCTACTTTGACCAGGGAAGGTATGGCCGGGCAGAGTCCCTCTACCAGCGGGCTCTGGACATTCGAGAGACCTCTCTCGGCAAAACACATCCTCTCACTGCATCTTCTCTCAACAACCTTGCCGTCCTCTACAAAACCCAGGGGTTGTATGGCCGGGCAGAGCCTCTCTACCAGCAGGCTCTGAGCATTCAGGAAGCCTCCCTTGGCAAAACACATCCTGACGTCGCCACTTCTCTCCTCAACTTGGCTAACATCTACTATGAGCAAGGATTGTATGACCGGGCAGAGCCTCTCCACCAGCGCGCTTTAGCCATCAAAGAAGCAACCCTCGGCAAAACACATCCTGACGTCGCTTCTTCTCTCCACAATCTCGCCAATATTTACTTTAAACAAGGGTTGTATGGCCGGGCAGAGCCTCTTTACCAGCGCGCTTTAGCCATCAAAGAGGCATCCCTCGGCAAAACACATCCTAATGTCGCTTCTTCTCTCCACAATCTCGCCGCTCTCTATTTTGCCCAGGGATTGTATGGCCGAGCTGAATTCCTCTTCCGGCGAGCGCGCTCTATCTGGGAAGCGTCTTTCGACAACAATCACCCCTTGTTAGCTGAATCACTCAACGAATTAGGCAGACTTCGTCTGGCCCAGCATCGCCTATCTGACGCTCTTCCTCTTCTCTCTCGCTCTTTCTCCATCTCCGAGCGCCGTCTTCGTCACGAGGCTCTCGACTTCTCCGAGTCCCGCCTCTCCTCCTTCCTCTCCCTGCTTCGTGCCGATGAGCAAAGGCTTTATGCCCTGCTGCACGCTCACCCTCAGGACGCTCGCGTTCAACGCTTGGCCCTCAGCGCCTCTCTTCTACTCAAAGGACGATCCAGCGCGGAAGCTGCCCACATCTCTCGCACCCTCTACCTAAACCTGAGTCCTGCAGACCGCGATTCCTTCGAGCGCCTCCGGGGTTTGCGCACTCAACTGGCATCCCTCTCCTTCTCAGGCCCGGGCTCTTTGCCCTCAGACGCCTATCAACAGCGTCTCCAAGCCCTCACCGAAGAGGGTGACTCGCTCGAAGTGGAACTAGCCAAACGCTCTGCTCCCCTTCGCTCCCTCACTGCGCTTCCTTCCCCTGACGACATTGTCTCCAGCGTCGCCTCCTCTCTCCCCAAGGACTCAGCCCTCGTCGAATTCATCACCTACAACCACAACCCTTTGGTTTCCAAACCTGGCACCCCTCCTGCCAAGATTGTCAGCAACCTGCGCTACTTCGCTTTGGTCCTTTTCCCTGATGCTTCTATCCACTCCGTAGACCTCGGCCCCGCTTCTCCCATCGACCAAGCCTCCTCTCGCCTTCGCGATGCCCTGGCTGAGAAAGACGCCTCCTTCCAATCCACCGCTCAAGAACTCTACCGACGCGCCTTTCTGCCCTTACTCCCCCTGCTGGGTTCTACCCGCCGCCTCTTCCTTTCTCTCGACGGCCAACTGAACCTCATCCCTTTCGCCGCTCTCCATGATGGCCAGAGTTTCCTTCTCGACTCCTTCGATTTCTCCTACCTCACCTCTGGCCGGGAACGGCTGCCTCATTCCCAAGACACCGTTCCCGCTTCCTCCATCTTTGTTCTCGCTGACCCTGATTTCTCCTCTCCCTTTACTTCTGCTTCTTCCACTTCCTCTCCTCCCGTCGGCTCTCTAGAGCGCTTCTTCTCTCTACCTCATTCTGACCTTCCCAGAAGCGCCTGGGTTCCCCTTCCAGGCACTCGCTTGGAGGCTCAGGCCATTCAACGCTTGCTGCCTCAGGCCCAACTCTTCCTCGGCTCTGATGCCTCTAAGCAACGACTGCTCAGCATCCCCACCCCGGGCATTCTCCATTTAGCCACTCATGGCTTCTTCCTCGGCAATTCCCCCTCCTCCCCCTCTTCCCGGGGCTTGGCATTCGTCGACTCCTTGGGCAACTCTCCTCCACCCCAGCACGAGCCTCTGCTCAACTCCGGCCTCGTCCTCTCGGGCGCTCTCGCCTCGGCTTCCACTCCTTCTTCCGAAGCCACCCTTGTTACCGCTCTGGAACTGGCAGGGCTCAACCTCTGGGGAACCCAACTCGTCGTCCTGTCCGCCTGCGACACTGGCCGTGGCGAAGTCCATCTCGGTCAGGGCGTCTATGGCCTACGCCGCTCTTTGATGGCTGCTGGCGCTGAAACCGTGTTGGTGAGTCTCTGGAAAGTCAATGACGACTCCACTCGCCTTCTCATGAATCTCTATTACAGAAACCTCTTGGCGGGGATGGGCCGAGCCTCCGCACTGCGCAAAGCCATGCTCTCTCTACGTTCCACCCATTCCCATCCCCATGCCTGGGCTCCTTTCATTGCACTGGGCAGCGATGCGCCCCTCCGTTCAATCACTCCTATCCCGCCCCAGGCGCCTAAACCAAAAGCCTCGACTGATTAA
- a CDS encoding helix-turn-helix domain-containing protein produces MRRRPPRFVHLSPEEVAHLGALLRDGRIEQRIARRARILLAMNEPDTVVSELADRLELDRTTIWALCRRFEQWGMAVVEDAPRPGRPRRLSPPPARRGGTTGLL; encoded by the coding sequence ATGAGGAGACGCCCGCCGCGATTTGTGCACCTGTCACCAGAAGAAGTCGCCCACCTTGGGGCTTTGCTCCGAGACGGACGCATTGAGCAGCGCATCGCTCGTCGGGCCCGCATCTTGCTGGCGATGAACGAGCCGGACACCGTTGTCTCGGAGTTGGCGGACCGGCTCGAACTGGATCGGACCACCATCTGGGCCCTGTGCCGCCGCTTCGAACAATGGGGCATGGCAGTGGTGGAGGATGCACCTCGCCCAGGCCGCCCCAGGCGGCTTTCCCCCCCTCCAGCGCGTCGAGGTGGAACGACTGGCCTGCTGTGA
- a CDS encoding DUF1801 domain-containing protein, with the protein MANKTQATNADVDSFFDKTEPKARRDDAKAVAALMARLSGAPPRMWGSSIVGFDSYHYRYESGREGDAPRIGLSPRKAALVLYIMGGFPRYEALLSKMGKVTTGKSCIYIKKLSDVDLAVLEKLITESLAYMRKTYPA; encoded by the coding sequence GTGGCAAACAAGACGCAGGCGACTAACGCAGATGTCGACAGCTTTTTCGACAAGACCGAACCCAAGGCACGACGCGACGACGCGAAGGCTGTCGCCGCCCTCATGGCGAGGCTCTCGGGTGCGCCGCCCCGGATGTGGGGCAGCTCCATCGTCGGATTCGACAGCTACCACTATCGCTACGAGAGTGGCCGTGAAGGGGATGCGCCGCGAATCGGCCTCTCACCGCGCAAGGCCGCGCTCGTGCTCTACATCATGGGAGGTTTTCCTCGCTATGAGGCGCTGCTCTCCAAGATGGGCAAAGTCACAACCGGCAAGTCATGCATCTACATCAAGAAGCTTTCCGACGTTGATCTTGCGGTGCTTGAAAAACTGATCACCGAATCGTTGGCTTATATGCGCAAGACTTATCCCGCATGA